One part of the Aurantibacillus circumpalustris genome encodes these proteins:
- the glmM gene encoding phosphoglucosamine mutase: MTLIKSISGIRGTIGGKPDNGLTPLDIVKYASAYGTLILKNSGSKNPTVIIGRDARISGQMVTSIVSGTLIGLGINVIDLELSTTPTVEMAVTELKAQGGIILTASHNPKQWNALKLLNEKGEFISEEVGQEILKLAETSAFNYAEVTELGKCSVNTDFLETHIQKILNLPYVDIKAIENANFSIVLDAINSSGSIAVPALLAKLGVKKVHIIHGEPTGDFAHNPEPLPEHLTDLSNTVKKQKAHLGISVDPDVDRLAFVCEDGEMFGEEYTLVAVADYVLKLKKGNTVSNLSSTRALRDVTEASNGSYAASAVGEVNVVTKMKETNAVIGGEGNGGIILPELHYGRDALVGIAIFLTHLAKFGKSVSMLRSTYPNYFISKNKIELTPQIDVDKVLIAIKEKYKNQPVNTIDGVKIEFNKEWVHLRKSNTEPIIRIYSESQTESTADSLAKKIIADIKEIIRG, translated from the coding sequence TTGACTTTAATTAAAAGTATATCAGGAATTAGAGGAACTATTGGTGGTAAACCCGATAATGGTTTAACACCGTTAGATATTGTGAAGTATGCTTCTGCATACGGAACCTTGATTTTAAAAAACAGTGGATCAAAAAATCCAACTGTAATTATTGGTCGCGATGCACGTATTAGCGGGCAAATGGTAACCAGTATTGTTAGTGGAACGCTTATTGGATTGGGAATCAATGTTATTGATCTTGAATTGAGTACCACACCAACGGTTGAAATGGCAGTAACCGAACTTAAAGCTCAAGGTGGTATTATTTTAACAGCAAGCCATAATCCAAAACAATGGAATGCACTTAAACTTTTAAATGAAAAAGGTGAATTTATAAGTGAAGAAGTCGGACAAGAGATTTTAAAACTGGCTGAAACATCTGCGTTTAATTATGCAGAGGTTACTGAATTAGGTAAGTGTTCCGTGAATACTGATTTTCTGGAAACGCATATTCAAAAAATACTCAATCTTCCTTACGTTGATATAAAGGCTATTGAAAACGCAAATTTTTCAATTGTTTTAGATGCAATTAATTCTAGTGGAAGTATTGCAGTACCGGCTTTATTGGCCAAACTTGGAGTTAAGAAGGTTCATATAATACATGGTGAACCTACTGGGGATTTTGCACATAACCCAGAACCGTTACCAGAACATTTAACCGATCTTAGTAACACGGTTAAAAAACAAAAAGCGCATCTCGGAATTAGTGTTGATCCTGATGTTGATCGTTTAGCTTTTGTTTGTGAAGACGGTGAAATGTTTGGAGAAGAATATACTTTGGTGGCTGTGGCTGATTATGTTTTAAAGCTAAAAAAAGGAAATACAGTTAGCAATCTTTCTAGCACCCGTGCGTTAAGAGATGTGACGGAAGCTAGCAATGGAAGTTATGCAGCATCGGCTGTTGGTGAGGTAAACGTGGTTACAAAAATGAAGGAAACCAATGCCGTAATTGGTGGTGAAGGTAATGGCGGAATTATTTTGCCTGAGTTACACTATGGTCGAGATGCGCTTGTTGGAATTGCTATTTTTCTTACTCATCTTGCTAAATTCGGAAAATCGGTCTCCATGCTTCGCAGTACTTATCCAAATTATTTTATTTCAAAAAATAAAATTGAATTAACTCCGCAAATTGATGTGGATAAGGTATTAATCGCTATCAAAGAAAAATATAAAAACCAACCTGTAAATACCATCGATGGTGTGAAAATAGAATTCAACAAAGAATGGGTTCATTTAAGAAAAAGTAATACCGAACCTATTATTAGAATTTATAGCGAAAGTCAAACCGAATCAACGGCAGACAGTCTTGCGAAAAAAATCATTGCGGATATAAAAGAGATAATAAGAGGTTAA
- a CDS encoding NINE protein codes for MRVKSILLLFCLIFSQELFCINKINSSSFIVLENKLSLSKDLNFDALDSYFTEIMDLNKNRPTPVLRFFHFKHNKNKKLTAAALAFPLPFGIVGLHRIYLGTAPYVPVVYIASFGGVLGLLPLIDFCFILLEKDTEKFVDNKKVFMWVN; via the coding sequence ATGCGCGTTAAATCAATTTTATTACTTTTCTGTTTAATTTTTTCTCAAGAATTATTTTGCATAAATAAAATTAACTCAAGTTCCTTTATCGTTTTAGAAAACAAGTTATCACTTTCAAAAGATTTGAATTTTGACGCGTTGGATTCCTATTTTACTGAAATAATGGATTTAAATAAGAATCGTCCGACTCCTGTTCTCCGATTTTTTCACTTTAAACATAATAAAAACAAAAAATTAACAGCAGCAGCTCTAGCCTTTCCACTTCCTTTTGGCATTGTTGGCCTTCATCGTATTTATCTTGGAACTGCTCCTTATGTGCCGGTTGTTTACATTGCTAGTTTTGGAGGTGTTCTGGGTTTACTTCCCTTGATTGATTTTTGTTTTATTCTTTTGGAAAAGGATACGGAAAAATTCGTTGACAATAAAAAAGTTTTTATGTGGGTAAACTAA